The Ptiloglossa arizonensis isolate GNS036 chromosome 4, iyPtiAriz1_principal, whole genome shotgun sequence genome contains the following window.
CCTGTATCGAAATTCAAAGAACAATTATATGTTATCCGCGCGACTATTGTCACTGTATCGTGAATCTGTTATTATTTCTATCGTTCTCATTTATCGTCATAATTCTCAGGTGTTCGATATGaacaaatttcaaacaaatctTTCCCGAGAAACACGAAGAGCCTACCCAGACAGAAGAAGACTAGAAATGCAATGTTTGAGCGCGATTGTTTTCGTCAGAACCGAAGCAGATCTTCTTCAGTGTCCTGTTTGGGTTCTCATTGTAAATGTCGTTGGTCTGGATATGTTGAAATCCAAGTTACCACCAGGTGCAGTACCAAGACAATATTCtatgttcgaataatatttcactCAACACTGTACATTTGCATTAAGATGTGTACAAGTTTGTTCGTGTTTTGATGAATAACATTAGTTTTAGCGCTGCAAAGGCCGGTGGACATTAAGAATCGACCTAGGATACCGATTCCCGACGAAGATCCTTACAGCGTGGCAGGAGTTTCGTCTTCCATCGGAGTTTCTGAGGCCTTCCAGCAAGATCGAGACTCTCGAGAACAGATCTATGCTCAATCGACGAGCTGTAGACAAAGAAGAGCGGAGAGACCACCGAAATTACCACCGAGGGAGAATCTCTACGGCCACGATATACCTAAAGTGCTTATTTCattctttacatttttattcgcaTTTTTGAACGAACTTTACTTTCTTCCGACTGAGATATACACTGTTCGATTCCATCAATGAagttaaatgaaagaaaatattgtaatggAGATACCAAGCATAGAAGTAGAATAACATTTTCATTCTGCCATTATAGCCCGATTATGACGACATAGAAGATGACTATGCCAGGAAACCTGTCATAAcaaacgaagagaaaagaagaaacgacgataaaaaaaaatacggtaaatatgtaaatttataATCTTTTTCTTTGGGAAAAGATAAATTACGTGTCTTAATCGATTAAATAATCGGAATTTGTTTGTCGATTCCTAAATGAATGATTTCACTGTACATAACGAGTACACATgcataccgtatcacgtatggtgtaaaaagtataattttttgcTTTTATAGACGATCCGTATTATTGCGGATTACGAGCTCGTGTTCCTAACTTCGTGAAAATGGCGAAAAATAGCAAGGTCTCGTCGAGAGGATACGCAAAACCTCCCCAAGTACCTACATACGCTGCTACAGGATATGCTAGCAGCCAATCTTCTCAAATTTACGGCCATTTACCAGGGAATCGACCCCCGATTATGTATCATGCGAGAAGCTTCGAAAGTGGACTTGGTACTACGACATCTTACTTTCGCTAAAATTGAAATAAGACCAAGACTTGATCGTTAATTACCGGCTAGTGCATTTAAACATTCGAACGATGCCAATGTTGCTATATGAGCTTGACATTGTTTGCTTAACAGCAGTAATAATGCAACAATGCAATTCTTATTTTATTGGTTACAGACTCGGATGGTAGAAACGAGTCACCGTATAATCATATATACGGAAGGTTTCCGTTACCGACTAGAGGTGTACTTCCTCCTGCGCCTAGGGCAATGTACATCGGAGAATGGGATTAAAAACAAAGAGAGTTAACCAGAAGGAAGTTAGCGTATAAAAGAACGAACAACAGAACGTTCGAttggcgaaagaaaaaaagctaCTACACCAGATGTAGCTTCTACCGATGATCATATAACAGAGGATAAGAAGATATAATGGAATTTAAAGAACAAATAGAAATCACTCATACatcagaagaagaagaggatgtGCTAGGATCAAAAGTAAAATGCAATGAAGACTATGCGTAAGAAGGTAATAAGTAAGAGCAGAAAGAACTAAAACAAGAGAgcagaagaaatagaaaaagggAGAACTAATCTTCCGTTTGTACCTATAAACTGTATATTGTTAATGTACTACataaaatacacaaatttttattgcaataaAATTGTAGAACAATGTATATTCTTATTTATGAACCTTTGGGGAAGTAAGtagataaattttataattataactagtcaaaaatatattataatataaatgaaGAATACAGAGATAAGAAGGCAATACagaatttgtataaaatgtatCATAAATTGTAAAACATGTCAAGATTTGTACATAATATTAAGAAAATACTTTCGTATAATgataaaaagatatttttaactatttcaaagtaattaaaaaattcgatTATTGACCTTTTTATTAAAGGCGAtatcaaaaatttatttcttccattaatttaacaattttttttattacttcactcgaatttttttctattcattAGACAATGCACCTATTACACTATTGATTTTGTCTCCAGGAGTTTTCgcttttaacaaatttattgCATGATCTACAATTGCCTTTTcatttgttttcaaaatttgtataatcTCCTCTGTTGTAGAAACTTTTGCTATCTCGACCCAATATCCCTCAAGATACTTTAATAATTCTTCCATTGTTTCTTCAgaatcctcttcttcttctttcattgCTGAAAACGTCCATAAAATTTATGTAAATGTATTACTActaaaataacaatttataaCTTTTAATAGAAGAAAAACTAAATTACGTTTAATATATATTCAGAGcttttgtatttaaatacataagaaaacgagaaaatttgcgatataaaattatttacctgtgttaatgttgaaaataattttcagaattGTCTCATTTATATCTACTGTAGAATCTGCCCTTAAAAATCCTTTCCATCGGAAATCGAGTATCATTTCCGCACACCTGTGAATACAGGAAGCTTTAGTTTCGTCTAAAGGATGAAGATTCCATGAATTACTAAAATGTCCCAGAATTCTTCGTGGAATTTCTATTGTTCGAGCAAGATTGTCATCTTGCAAAATTTCTTGATGAATTTGGTGTCCTTTTCGAAGATTAGAGAATAATTCTAACCAGTCTTCGAGATATTTTAATGTGGGAGTAGAATAGGAAGCCTCATCTTGTGGAAGAACTTCTTCAAAAGATTCCAACATTCctgtaaattttcatttatttatttaagaattgaataaaattaattaaaagttaattcatttttttttttcataaaaaataattaaataccaTTTTTTCAGAAAATATGTTATAAGTTTATACCTGGAAGAAAATTAGACGATTCAAAAAGTTCATCCAGTAGGGTTTTTCCTATTGGAAGATCAATTTCTGCTGAAGAACGTAGAAAACTTGTTGTTGCAATTAAAAGTTCTTCTGTAATTACCAATTTAATCATCAATGAacataaaattgtattatatttaattttaattacaattactttcttacataattattattaatattattgctcTGATTATATAAGTTATATATGTTAGATATAATTAGTAGATATGTAAAATTTGACAAGATATTAGACAAAATTAATTAATCCTTAAATAAAAGTGATCCTTACCATTTGTAGAACTTTTCAAGATAAAAGGAACTACTTCTCTTAAATAAGTGGAATTTCTTAAATTAACTCGCCACATTGATTCTGGATCATTTTGAATATTCCAAAGTGCAGAACGTAAAAGTCGAAGAATTTGTACCAATGTACCACTATCTTCAGAAAAAAGATGACGAAGGATTGTTTCAAGAAGATCTTCTTTTGTTCCTAATATTTCGAGTACTGCTGGTTCACATGTCATATTTCCAATTATTCCCAAAATTATTTCCTACAGATAATATGAATTATTAACGGTGGTGAGGAAAAtgagtagaaaataattttaatgcaCAATCTTTGGAAGAAATTATATGAAATTCATGGAagcaaaaaaaattattttagaaacttAAAAACTTCAGAGATTTATTTCATTAATGTGAAAAAACTTACTGTTGTTTcttattatacaattttacatgTAGTGGAATAAAACAAACAATgcacaaaatttgaaataacagGGAAAACCAAAAATTTAAAACAACATAATTTAAAGTCAAAAATTAAGTACATTTTACaatgtttataattttgtaagacaattataatttccaatttctttttttgtgtCAGTTTAACCTTTGAGAATGAAATTATAAGCACTTTTGATAGATAGTATCAATAAAATCtatgtataatttaaattagtCTTATTTGTTTACCTAAcaatgaaaaaatatgaaagattCAATAAGTAGAAGTACTTTGTAGAATTAAGAATGctacatatttttaattttaaaatagttttaaaATTATGGAACTAAGGCAATATTTTGTGAACcttttttgaataaataaagTACAGTTTTTAGAAATAATGTAATCTTAAAACAAATCATACCGTTAAGCTTGAGTCTTCGGAAGAGTTCAAAGCAAACTCGGCAATTTCAAAAAAGTCATTATCTACAAGAAATTTAACAATGTCCTTTTCTGTGGTTATATCCCATAAAGTGCACAGATCATATACCAGTTTTTCATTGCAGCCATCTTCGTGtaccttcaaaatatttaaattatttaattgttaAACAATTCATGATAATACTTGTAGAAAGACTTGTAAGAAGATAAAACCAATAATTAACAATGATAGTTCAAACAAGCATACTCAATTATATCATTTATTGAATAAAACCAAGAACTAAGgtcgaaatatataaataatatacacgAGTATATTTGTTTTGACTATCGTTGTTAATTATTGATTTCATTCATGTGtattaatttgaattattttaatgtCTAATGCAAATTTAAATTGAttaatataacaaaatatattttaattcattgtagatatattttcaattattacatTACATATTAGAAATATAACTTTATGAAAGTATTAGAGttaatgatatttattttagaCAATTTCATAATATCTATTTTGTAATTTGATACTGTAATACAAGTACTAGATGCAATTACAAAGAATATAGTAGGAGAAACTTGCAAATACGTAAtctatattaaaatttagtgaaaaacattaaaaatttatataaatttagaaATCATCTAATTTAAATCTAATTAAGGttttaatatttacttttgATATCGAAAGCAACGTATTAATTATCCATTTGCCACTGTAGAGAGTGCTTCCCACAGTGTCTCCTTTTAGCTTTGCAATTTCATTTTCTCCAACATCCTGAGCTTCTAAAACCAAGTTTGGTTCCACCTTGTCATTCTCGGTCTCCTGAACTTCACtcatattttctatttatgtGAACACTAGTTTTTCTAAAGCTGTTTCTTATGAATTATAactaattttatacaataacTTTTTTAAATGATTTGGCAtgaacggtaagtgcatttacAGAAATAGTATCTTTCGAACTTGGCACAGCTGATTAATGTAAACGAAGATAACCTAACCTTTTTCAAAACTAGCTGTTGTTTTTGCTAAATTGTTTTTTATGTAATCGTTTTTAAACATTGACAAAATTGaatgatttttattcaaatggAATTTCTTCCCTTTGATTTATTTCATGTACTAGCAATTTTATTTtgctaattttaaattatatcgaTAATTTTATATCGAGTTCGATATCTACCGGAAAAGGATAGATCGATTTCGATAACCGATTACATTTTAAATGCCCAAATAAATGGTATTTTTTCAATGTAACAAgaatatatacgtatttattttattatggaATAAATTTgcgtatattaataattattacaaacggtaaaaataatttttaaatttatacttcATTTACTGTAACatttgcaattaaaaataaataaatgcaccTGTTataattcgttgaaatttaaagaacatTTAATTGTAGatactgtatatatatacagtaaaaagaaaagtacatagtacaaatgtaacatttatttcttATTCTTATTACAAGTTCACTTGtggtttaaaaataaacgaataatacaatagaaataattaatacatttCATAATGTTAGACATTTAAGACTTATTTTTAGCCTCATTTCCTATCTCTTCACGCAACAAGACTGACAAGACAGAGAGTGCCTGAAAATAAGAAACCATTTTTTTAACGTTTAATTTAAAtctaaatttaaaaatgatacagGATGATCCTGAGACTAATTAGCTCTGCGAGAAATGTAGTTCCGGTGAATAATGaagaataaatgaaatgaaatacgtataaactaaataaaatataagaaaaaaccTTATCTATTTCTTCTGGGGTTGCATAGCTATAAGAAATTCTGAGATGTTGATCAGGTGTAGTGGAATTGTGGTTGAATTCGTGACCAGGAAGAAGAAAAATCCCCTGG
Protein-coding sequences here:
- the Exp gene encoding expansion: MVSRRKILSRSRDNLVESQYEDQDEEDVWYNLDKLHKDHIQEVLDKWNQIDDEIWAKVIVFERNRRVAKAYARAPVLTINGSNDGFDGFRIGLCGFENPMRDAKTEEAKKHINQGVKIKMDEQGNILIKRLCKNNVYIKPTSQEDNAIGAEIARNSQGALEHEKPGKVFDMNKFQTNLSRETRRAYPDRRRLEMQCLSAIVFVRTEADLLQCPVWVLIVNVVGLDMLKSKLPPVLALQRPVDIKNRPRIPIPDEDPYSVAGVSSSIGVSEAFQQDRDSREQIYAQSTSCRQRRAERPPKLPPRENLYGHDIPKPDYDDIEDDYARKPVITNEEKRRNDDKKKYDDPYYCGLRARVPNFVKMAKNSKVSSRGYAKPPQVPTYAATGYASSQSSQIYGHLPGNRPPIMYHARSFESGLDSDGRNESPYNHIYGRFPLPTRGVLPPAPRAMYIGEWD
- the LOC143145258 gene encoding protein SAAL1, with the protein product MSEVQETENDKVEPNLVLEAQDVGENEIAKLKGDTVGSTLYSGKWIINTLLSISKVHEDGCNEKLVYDLCTLWDITTEKDIVKFLVDNDFFEIAEFALNSSEDSSLTEIILGIIGNMTCEPAVLEILGTKEDLLETILRHLFSEDSGTLVQILRLLRSALWNIQNDPESMWRVNLRNSTYLREVVPFILKSSTNEELLIATTSFLRSSAEIDLPIGKTLLDELFESSNFLPGMLESFEEVLPQDEASYSTPTLKYLEDWLELFSNLRKGHQIHQEILQDDNLARTIEIPRRILGHFSNSWNLHPLDETKASCIHRCAEMILDFRWKGFLRADSTVDINETILKIIFNINTAMKEEEEDSEETMEELLKYLEGYWVEIAKVSTTEEIIQILKTNEKAIVDHAINLLKAKTPGDKINSVIGALSNE